One segment of Fructilactobacillus hinvesii DNA contains the following:
- a CDS encoding IS3 family transposase codes for MRHKYSLKQLFRYFSMARSTFYYNLKRAKQPDKYQQVKSEIKSIFSKNLETFGYRRIWLKLVKCGISICPETVRKLMTQLGIKTKVYSKPTSKRYSSFRGKVGKIAPNLLKQHFSEKIPFKVLHTDITQVQLVDGKKAYISAIIDEASSEVISLVADNNERFQLVERMLNETKIKIKDLKQVTIHSDQGFHYQIPAYQSWIKANHVTQSMSRKGNCLDNAPIESFFNLLKRECLNRIKLTSLTSLKQVCQEYVKWFNKERISGNKKGLTPIEYRNKSLKTE; via the coding sequence TGGCTCGCTCAACCTTCTATTACAATCTTAAACGAGCCAAACAACCAGATAAATATCAGCAAGTTAAATCAGAAATTAAATCCATTTTTAGTAAAAATCTAGAAACCTTCGGTTACAGAAGAATCTGGTTGAAATTGGTTAAATGTGGAATTAGTATTTGTCCAGAAACAGTTAGAAAATTAATGACTCAATTGGGAATTAAAACTAAAGTGTATTCTAAACCTACCAGCAAAAGATATAGCTCGTTTCGTGGCAAAGTGGGGAAAATTGCGCCTAACTTATTAAAGCAACACTTTAGTGAAAAGATACCGTTTAAAGTGCTGCACACTGATATTACCCAGGTTCAACTAGTTGACGGTAAGAAGGCTTATATTTCGGCTATTATTGATGAAGCTTCTAGTGAAGTCATTTCATTAGTAGCAGATAATAATGAAAGGTTTCAGTTAGTGGAAAGAATGTTAAATGAAACTAAGATCAAAATAAAAGACTTGAAGCAAGTAACAATTCACTCAGATCAAGGATTTCATTATCAAATTCCAGCATATCAAAGCTGGATTAAAGCTAATCACGTAACTCAAAGCATGTCTAGGAAAGGTAATTGTCTTGATAATGCGCCAATTGAAAGTTTTTTTAACTTGTTGAAACGAGAATGTTTAAATCGAATTAAATTGACCTCTTTAACTTCGTTAAAGCAGGTCTGCCAAGAATATGTTAAATGGTTTAACAAGGAAAGAATTTCAGGTAACAAAAAAGGACTTACTCCGATTGAATATCGGAATAAATCCTTAAAAACTGAATAA
- a CDS encoding phosphoglycerate dehydrogenase, whose product MSPKIAVPQTLAAAGKQLLKDHGLTVVELPDQKVSTLLELAPDAMGVILYTAPFPNETIEHMPNLKIIARNGVGYDNLDVPYLNAHGIAVTITPLANAGTVAETTMASILALSKQLVTATNEMQAGHWAAARQHHGFDLAGKTLGIIGYGRIGKMVEKKMSALDMRILVTSPHATTAKFGTVVDRDTLLRESDVVTLHMPVRPETKHSIAAREFELMKDSAVLINFARGAVVNTPDLVTALKTGAIRGAALDVFDDEPLPQSSPLYDLDNVLMTPHIASNTVECTNRMATDAAQEIIRVADGKQPQWPVH is encoded by the coding sequence ATGTCACCAAAAATCGCCGTGCCACAAACCCTGGCAGCTGCCGGAAAGCAACTTTTAAAAGACCACGGGTTAACGGTTGTGGAATTACCTGACCAAAAAGTAAGTACCCTCTTAGAACTAGCCCCAGATGCCATGGGGGTGATTCTTTATACGGCCCCGTTTCCCAACGAAACGATTGAACACATGCCGAACCTTAAAATCATTGCCAGAAACGGAGTCGGCTACGATAACCTTGACGTTCCCTACCTAAACGCCCACGGGATTGCCGTAACCATCACCCCCTTGGCTAACGCTGGAACGGTTGCCGAAACCACCATGGCATCCATCCTGGCTCTGTCTAAACAACTAGTTACCGCAACAAACGAAATGCAGGCCGGTCACTGGGCAGCGGCACGCCAGCACCACGGTTTTGACCTAGCCGGTAAAACGCTGGGGATCATCGGTTATGGCCGGATTGGGAAGATGGTTGAAAAGAAAATGAGCGCCTTAGACATGCGGATTCTAGTAACTTCTCCCCATGCGACAACCGCTAAGTTTGGCACCGTGGTCGATCGTGACACCTTACTCCGCGAGTCAGACGTGGTGACCCTCCACATGCCAGTCCGTCCGGAAACCAAGCATTCCATTGCCGCCCGCGAGTTTGAGTTGATGAAAGACTCAGCCGTCTTGATTAACTTTGCTCGGGGAGCCGTGGTCAATACTCCCGACCTCGTCACGGCGTTAAAAACGGGGGCAATTCGAGGAGCTGCATTAGACGTCTTTGATGATGAACCACTTCCCCAATCCAGTCCCCTCTATGACCTTGACAACGTCTTGATGACTCCACACATTGCTTCCAATACCGTTGAATGTACTAATCGGATGGCAACCGATGCAGCCCAAGAAATCATCCGGGTTGCCGATGGAAAACAACCCCAATGGCCCGTTCACTAA
- a CDS encoding S-ribosylhomocysteine lyase, whose amino-acid sequence MTKVESFTLDHTKVQAPYVRLITKEAGPQGDVISNFDLRLVQPNANAIPTAGLHTIEHLLAGLLRDRLVGVIDCSPFGCRTGFHLIMWGTPTTKEVAQALKESLTEIRDQIEWDDVQGTDQYSCGNYRDHSLFSAKEWSKTILDQGISADPYERKLV is encoded by the coding sequence ATGACAAAAGTAGAAAGTTTTACGTTAGATCACACCAAGGTGCAGGCTCCGTACGTACGGTTAATCACCAAGGAAGCGGGGCCACAGGGCGATGTGATTTCTAATTTTGATTTACGGCTCGTGCAACCCAATGCCAACGCGATTCCGACGGCAGGGCTGCATACGATTGAACATTTGTTAGCTGGGTTATTGCGAGATCGGTTGGTTGGTGTGATTGACTGTTCGCCGTTTGGATGTCGAACCGGATTTCACCTAATTATGTGGGGAACTCCGACAACAAAAGAAGTTGCCCAAGCTCTGAAAGAATCGCTGACTGAGATCCGGGATCAGATTGAATGGGATGACGTGCAGGGTACCGATCAATACAGTTGTGGGAACTATCGTGATCACTCCTTATTCTCGGCGAAGGAATGGTCTAAAACCATCCTCGACCAGGGAATTAGTGCTGATCCATACGAACGGAAATTAGTTTAG
- a CDS encoding 5-methyltetrahydropteroyltriglutamate--homocysteine S-methyltransferase: protein MALQNHFDIVGSFLRPERLKAARAQRATGTLSASELRDVENEAIQDLVQKEVAVGLETVTDGEFRRSYWHLDTFWGFDGIQHTHQEHGYQFHGVETRNDSAQVAGKIKFNPHHPDLEAFRYLQSVVQQYPGIIARQSIPSPAQLYAELVRGPENIAAVNQYYPDHQELVHDIGQAYHDLIIALYEADCRDVKLDDCTWGMLADHDFWQLMTDQAEDIEQLQQEYVAFNNAALVDLPADLRISTHVCRGNYASTWAAQGGYQPVAQTLFNKENVENYYLEFDDDRSGDFQPLAEVPEPKNVVLGLVTSKRPELEKPETLKERVKEASQYVDLDRLGLSTQCGFASTEEGNHLTEAQQWDKIKLVIQTANQIWPATKED, encoded by the coding sequence ATGGCATTACAAAATCATTTTGACATCGTTGGCAGCTTTTTACGACCAGAACGGCTCAAGGCAGCGCGAGCCCAACGAGCAACTGGGACGCTGAGTGCAAGTGAGTTAAGGGACGTGGAAAACGAAGCAATTCAGGATTTGGTACAAAAAGAAGTCGCAGTTGGCTTAGAAACCGTAACAGATGGTGAATTTCGGCGCAGTTACTGGCACCTGGATACCTTCTGGGGCTTTGATGGCATTCAGCATACCCACCAGGAACACGGCTATCAATTCCACGGGGTTGAAACGCGAAATGATTCCGCCCAGGTCGCGGGTAAGATTAAATTTAATCCGCACCATCCGGACTTAGAAGCCTTTCGCTACCTCCAATCCGTGGTGCAACAATATCCGGGGATCATTGCCCGCCAAAGCATTCCGTCTCCCGCCCAACTCTACGCGGAATTAGTTCGGGGACCGGAAAACATTGCGGCAGTCAACCAGTACTATCCAGACCATCAGGAGTTAGTTCATGACATTGGTCAGGCTTATCACGATTTGATTATCGCCCTTTACGAAGCGGACTGTCGGGACGTGAAGCTCGATGACTGTACCTGGGGGATGTTAGCGGATCACGATTTTTGGCAGTTAATGACGGATCAAGCTGAAGACATTGAGCAGTTACAACAAGAATACGTGGCCTTTAACAACGCGGCCCTGGTTGATTTACCGGCGGATCTGCGAATTAGCACTCACGTATGTCGCGGGAATTACGCTTCGACCTGGGCCGCCCAGGGTGGTTACCAACCAGTGGCCCAAACGTTGTTTAACAAGGAGAACGTGGAAAATTATTACCTTGAATTTGACGATGACCGGTCCGGGGATTTTCAGCCGTTGGCGGAAGTACCAGAGCCAAAGAACGTGGTGCTCGGATTAGTTACTTCCAAACGACCCGAGTTAGAAAAGCCAGAAACGCTGAAAGAGCGCGTAAAAGAAGCCAGCCAATACGTTGATTTAGATCGATTGGGCTTGAGTACTCAATGTGGTTTTGCCTCGACGGAAGAGGGTAATCATCTTACGGAAGCTCAACAGTGGGACAAGATTAAACTCGTGATTCAAACGGCCAACCAAATTTGGCCAGCAACCAAGGAGGACTAA
- a CDS encoding acetoin reductase, translating into MPKKVAIITGSGRGIGAAIAKQLAGEGYAIAVADINPDTADQVTKDINQQDDQTARSYVVDVAERDEVFRLVNEVVQDFGQLDLFVNNAGIAFIASIVDSDPEQVQRLLNVNLLGTFWGIQAAATQFKKQGSGGKIINAASLASVEGSALQGAYSASKFGIRGLGQSAAKELAPDHITVNAYDPGIVLTPLRDGIDETTAKIKHTTFDEQRQGVVDEIALKRAATPEDVAQVISFLASPKADYITGQSILIDGGMRFH; encoded by the coding sequence ATGCCAAAAAAAGTAGCAATTATTACCGGAAGTGGGCGTGGAATTGGAGCGGCAATTGCTAAACAGCTGGCCGGAGAAGGATACGCGATTGCGGTGGCAGACATTAATCCAGACACCGCTGATCAAGTTACTAAAGACATTAATCAGCAAGACGACCAAACCGCCCGTTCGTACGTGGTCGATGTGGCAGAGCGTGACGAAGTGTTTCGCTTAGTCAACGAGGTGGTGCAGGATTTCGGACAATTGGATTTATTTGTCAATAACGCGGGGATTGCCTTTATTGCCTCAATCGTGGATAGTGACCCAGAACAAGTCCAGCGGCTCTTGAATGTCAACTTGTTAGGCACTTTTTGGGGAATCCAGGCGGCGGCTACGCAGTTTAAAAAGCAGGGATCTGGGGGAAAAATCATTAATGCGGCTTCCCTCGCTTCAGTAGAAGGTTCGGCCTTACAAGGTGCTTACTCTGCTTCGAAGTTTGGGATTCGTGGTTTGGGCCAGTCGGCAGCCAAGGAACTGGCACCCGACCACATTACCGTTAATGCCTATGATCCAGGGATTGTACTGACCCCATTACGGGATGGGATTGACGAAACTACCGCAAAAATCAAGCACACGACCTTTGATGAACAACGCCAAGGAGTGGTGGATGAGATTGCCTTAAAACGGGCTGCTACTCCCGAGGACGTCGCTCAGGTAATTTCCTTCTTAGCTTCGCCAAAGGCTGACTACATTACCGGCCAGTCCATTCTGATTGATGGAGGGATGCGCTTCCACTAG
- a CDS encoding MetQ/NlpA family ABC transporter substrate-binding protein: MKKGRKIWIVVILVVVALGVWTFWGHAHQQKNEITLGTIGSDAKIWNYIAKQPATKKAHIKLQVKSFTDGVALNTATAQGKVDVNAFQSDAYLQAYNQKNPKQQLNVIGTTYLEPLGIYSTKYKQLSQIPDGSTIAIADNPANTARGLKLLAQAGLITLKPNFGTLSGLNGIASNPHQFKFQEIDDTTGPRIIKDQKVAAALISNTIALEGHLNVLTDSLYHEQVNQSTKANINVLATAKNASKQQKQKYQKLLQIYHSKAVQKYVRHEFDGTKLEVQKPVSYLEN; this comes from the coding sequence ATGAAAAAAGGAAGAAAGATTTGGATCGTAGTTATTCTCGTGGTGGTGGCGTTGGGGGTGTGGACCTTTTGGGGGCACGCGCACCAGCAAAAGAACGAAATCACGTTGGGAACGATCGGCTCGGATGCCAAGATTTGGAATTACATTGCTAAACAGCCAGCCACGAAAAAGGCACACATCAAGTTGCAGGTGAAGAGTTTTACAGATGGGGTGGCGCTGAATACGGCGACCGCACAGGGCAAGGTGGATGTGAACGCCTTTCAATCGGATGCTTACTTACAGGCTTATAACCAGAAGAATCCAAAGCAGCAACTTAACGTTATTGGAACGACGTACTTGGAGCCGTTAGGCATTTATTCCACGAAATACAAACAGCTCAGCCAAATTCCGGATGGCAGTACGATTGCAATCGCGGATAATCCGGCTAACACCGCCCGGGGACTGAAGTTATTGGCACAAGCAGGATTGATTACGTTAAAACCCAACTTTGGTACGCTGTCGGGTCTAAACGGGATTGCAAGTAATCCCCATCAGTTTAAGTTTCAAGAAATCGATGATACCACTGGCCCGCGGATCATTAAGGACCAAAAGGTTGCCGCCGCTTTGATTAGCAATACGATTGCACTGGAAGGCCACCTCAATGTGTTAACGGATTCGTTGTACCACGAACAGGTCAACCAATCGACTAAGGCCAACATTAACGTGCTGGCGACTGCTAAAAATGCCTCAAAGCAGCAGAAGCAAAAGTACCAAAAGTTGTTGCAGATTTATCACAGTAAGGCCGTGCAAAAGTACGTCCGGCATGAATTTGATGGGACGAAGCTTGAGGTTCAAAAGCCGGTCAGTTATTTAGAAAATTAG
- a CDS encoding MetQ/NlpA family ABC transporter substrate-binding protein — MKKKYLFGGIIVIFVLLFVFTFVIKPKQDNDKTIRLASSPGPYSELFLKGVKPILEKEGYKVKNQSFSDLSLADVAINNGEADLNVDQHTAYMNNFNNEKHAHLAALTKIPTVPTGIYPARKHSLKEVADGDKVAIPNDPSNMARAYNVLVKAGWITLKPGVDPIKATSKDIATNKDNLKITEMQDVQIPRSRSDFDYVILPGSTAYPAKISTKTMLLPEDIKPDYYLVAAVDKKSENKKWAKAVKKAYHSKEFKQYLKDHNKQSFWKTPKGY, encoded by the coding sequence ATGAAGAAAAAATATCTCTTTGGTGGCATCATTGTCATTTTTGTTTTGCTGTTCGTCTTTACGTTCGTGATTAAACCCAAACAGGATAACGATAAAACGATTCGCTTGGCCTCCTCACCAGGTCCGTACAGTGAACTATTCTTAAAGGGTGTCAAGCCCATCCTAGAAAAAGAAGGCTACAAGGTGAAGAACCAATCCTTTAGTGATCTTTCCTTAGCCGACGTGGCCATCAATAACGGGGAAGCTGATTTGAACGTTGACCAGCACACCGCCTACATGAACAACTTTAACAACGAAAAGCACGCTCATTTAGCGGCCTTAACCAAGATCCCAACGGTTCCAACTGGAATCTATCCTGCTCGAAAACACAGCCTCAAAGAAGTAGCCGATGGGGATAAGGTAGCGATTCCAAACGATCCTTCCAACATGGCGCGGGCTTATAACGTGTTAGTGAAAGCTGGCTGGATTACCCTGAAACCAGGGGTTGACCCGATCAAAGCCACCAGTAAAGACATTGCCACTAACAAGGACAACTTAAAGATTACGGAAATGCAAGACGTGCAGATCCCGCGTTCTCGTTCCGATTTTGACTATGTGATTTTACCTGGTTCCACTGCCTATCCGGCTAAGATTTCGACGAAGACGATGTTATTGCCAGAAGACATCAAACCGGATTACTATCTCGTTGCAGCTGTGGACAAAAAGAGTGAAAACAAGAAGTGGGCTAAGGCCGTAAAGAAGGCTTACCACTCCAAGGAATTTAAACAATACCTGAAGGATCACAACAAACAGAGTTTCTGGAAGACCCCCAAGGGCTACTAA
- a CDS encoding helix-turn-helix domain-containing protein, with translation MENQFASQLKKLRTQHGWSQEDLAQKLFLSRQAVSRWEAGTASPDLATLIKLTELLDCSLDELVFAKTSEEEPRSQSRRMNFWEFIHLDWWLIFAFGGFFIWMLRAVVRIFQ, from the coding sequence ATGGAAAATCAATTCGCCAGTCAATTAAAAAAATTACGAACGCAGCACGGTTGGTCGCAGGAAGACCTTGCTCAAAAACTGTTTCTTTCGCGGCAGGCCGTTTCTCGCTGGGAGGCCGGGACGGCTAGCCCGGATTTAGCCACATTGATCAAATTGACCGAACTTTTAGATTGCTCGCTAGATGAATTGGTCTTTGCTAAAACCAGTGAAGAAGAGCCCAGGTCTCAATCAAGGAGAATGAACTTTTGGGAGTTTATTCATCTTGATTGGTGGTTAATTTTTGCATTTGGAGGCTTTTTTATTTGGATGCTACGGGCAGTGGTAAGAATATTTCAGTAA
- a CDS encoding PadR family transcriptional regulator codes for MKGKEIILGLLDTQGPLTGYEINEIIQNQLNHFYDGSYGMIYPTLRKLEEEGLVDKQQVNQTEKPNKNVFSILPEGKALFQKALHADLKGETFKSDFLLKLYFGDQLTKQQRRNLLQQELDFKQLKLDALHANQDEWQRNGITENQQFTVDYGIATYTAQIQVLKKELQRL; via the coding sequence ATGAAGGGAAAAGAAATAATTTTGGGACTACTGGACACCCAGGGACCACTTACCGGCTATGAGATTAATGAAATCATTCAGAATCAGTTAAATCACTTTTACGATGGTAGTTACGGAATGATTTATCCAACGTTACGCAAGCTTGAAGAAGAAGGACTAGTTGATAAACAGCAGGTTAATCAGACCGAAAAGCCCAACAAAAACGTTTTTTCCATTTTGCCAGAGGGAAAAGCACTGTTTCAAAAGGCCCTTCATGCTGACTTAAAGGGAGAAACGTTTAAGTCTGATTTCTTGTTGAAGCTCTACTTTGGTGATCAACTAACCAAGCAACAGCGGCGCAATTTATTGCAGCAAGAATTGGATTTTAAACAGCTGAAGCTGGATGCGTTGCATGCTAACCAAGATGAATGGCAACGAAATGGGATTACGGAAAATCAACAGTTTACCGTTGATTATGGGATTGCGACTTATACCGCGCAGATTCAGGTTTTGAAAAAAGAATTACAACGCTTATAA
- a CDS encoding aminotransferase class I/II-fold pyridoxal phosphate-dependent enzyme produces MTNPLVTKMNHEMLELSPSAILKFNDDVSQIPDLIPLTLGEPDFPTPENVKQAAIASINHDESHYAPTRGTLQLRQAAANFLNDRYGLNYNPETEIIMTAGATGGIYTALTSILNPGDDVLIPTPIFPLYIPVTQLRGAHPVFMDTSKTDFVLTPEQLKETLAAHPHTKAIVLNFPSNPTGKTYDQKALQKLADILKQHEIFVISDEIYSELTYTGAHVSIASLLPDQTILLNGVSKSHAMTGWRIGIMAAPQEITDQLEKIDQFTITSTTTNAQAAAAEALQNGSTDTAQMKSEYEKRRDFMVKELQKAGFELANPDVAFYIFAKIPAGYNQDSFAFSYDLANQAKVAVVPGKAFGPGGEGYVRISYATSMDNLKEAKNSAIHAKIISK; encoded by the coding sequence ATGACTAATCCATTAGTTACCAAAATGAATCACGAAATGCTTGAATTATCTCCATCCGCCATTTTAAAATTCAACGACGATGTCAGTCAGATTCCGGACCTAATCCCACTAACCCTAGGAGAACCAGATTTCCCGACTCCGGAAAACGTTAAACAGGCCGCCATTGCCAGCATCAATCACGATGAAAGCCACTACGCTCCGACCCGTGGAACCTTACAATTACGCCAAGCGGCCGCTAATTTCTTAAACGACCGCTACGGACTAAACTACAATCCTGAAACGGAAATCATTATGACGGCGGGAGCCACCGGTGGCATTTACACCGCCCTCACCTCCATCCTCAATCCCGGCGATGACGTCTTGATTCCAACGCCCATCTTTCCTCTCTACATTCCAGTCACCCAGTTACGGGGCGCTCATCCAGTTTTTATGGATACTTCAAAGACGGACTTTGTCTTGACTCCCGAACAACTGAAGGAAACGTTAGCAGCACATCCTCACACCAAAGCCATCGTTTTAAACTTCCCTTCGAATCCAACTGGAAAAACGTATGACCAAAAAGCCCTCCAAAAGCTGGCAGACATTCTCAAACAACATGAAATTTTTGTTATTTCCGATGAAATTTACAGTGAACTAACTTACACTGGTGCTCACGTTTCAATTGCGAGTCTCTTGCCCGACCAAACCATTTTACTCAATGGGGTTTCCAAGTCACATGCGATGACCGGCTGGAGAATCGGAATCATGGCGGCGCCCCAAGAGATTACTGATCAACTGGAAAAAATCGATCAGTTTACGATTACATCGACGACCACCAATGCCCAAGCAGCCGCCGCAGAAGCATTACAAAATGGGAGTACTGACACGGCTCAGATGAAATCCGAATACGAAAAACGCCGAGATTTTATGGTCAAGGAACTACAAAAAGCGGGCTTTGAATTAGCCAATCCTGATGTAGCATTCTACATCTTCGCCAAGATTCCGGCTGGCTATAATCAGGATAGTTTTGCTTTTAGCTATGACTTAGCAAACCAAGCCAAAGTTGCCGTTGTTCCTGGTAAGGCCTTTGGACCGGGTGGAGAAGGTTACGTGCGGATCAGTTACGCCACTTCGATGGATAATCTCAAGGAAGCCAAGAATTCAGCAATACATGCAAAAATAATTTCTAAATAA
- a CDS encoding PTS sugar transporter subunit IIC — MPNSIKTATNNILNGISIGLIVALVPGAILNAIIKPFVTQFPLLGIILAMTSIAAMLLPATSAVCVGMLAKFTPIQTTCLALAAAVGAGNAHFNQGQIAVTGSGNVLNIGITIAVAYALIILVGKHLHGYTILLLPTLTLLIGGGIGLLTLGPVTAFTKAIGKLIMQFTGLQPLLMGAVIGICFAILVLSPISSVGIATAIGISGIAAGSANLGITAAAFTVAIAGASVNSLGTTISHFVGTPKIQMANVLKKPKLFIPSIINAAIVGSLGALFNVKGTPVSAGFGLSGLVGPLANLSAHPHHTSSTIIISLLLFIVLPVALAFLSRYLFTNKLHLQTAKDFQINYQ, encoded by the coding sequence ATGCCTAATTCCATCAAAACTGCTACTAACAATATTTTAAACGGGATCTCGATTGGCTTAATCGTAGCGCTCGTTCCAGGAGCCATTCTGAACGCCATCATCAAACCGTTTGTAACTCAGTTCCCGTTACTAGGTATCATTCTCGCCATGACCAGTATCGCTGCGATGTTGCTTCCAGCCACCAGTGCCGTTTGTGTAGGGATGCTGGCCAAGTTCACCCCGATTCAGACCACTTGTCTCGCCCTGGCCGCAGCGGTCGGTGCTGGAAACGCCCATTTTAATCAAGGACAAATTGCAGTAACCGGAAGCGGCAACGTGCTCAACATTGGGATTACCATTGCGGTGGCCTACGCTTTGATTATCTTGGTGGGCAAACACCTGCACGGTTACACGATTTTACTTTTACCGACTTTAACCCTGCTAATTGGTGGGGGGATTGGTTTGCTCACGCTAGGACCTGTCACCGCCTTTACCAAGGCAATTGGCAAACTGATCATGCAGTTCACGGGCTTACAACCGTTACTAATGGGAGCGGTAATAGGAATTTGCTTTGCGATTCTGGTGCTTTCTCCAATTAGTTCGGTCGGAATTGCAACTGCCATCGGAATTTCCGGCATTGCAGCTGGATCAGCAAACTTGGGAATTACTGCAGCGGCATTTACAGTGGCCATTGCAGGCGCTTCGGTTAATTCGCTCGGAACCACCATCTCACACTTCGTCGGGACGCCCAAAATTCAAATGGCTAACGTTTTAAAGAAACCAAAATTATTTATTCCTTCCATCATTAACGCTGCGATTGTTGGTAGCCTGGGCGCCCTTTTCAACGTCAAGGGAACCCCGGTAAGTGCCGGTTTTGGTCTTTCCGGGTTAGTGGGACCACTTGCTAACCTGTCAGCCCATCCGCATCACACTAGTAGTACCATCATCATTAGCTTGCTGCTCTTTATCGTGTTACCAGTTGCTTTGGCCTTTCTCAGTCGTTACCTCTTTACCAATAAGTTGCATTTGCAAACCGCTAAAGATTTTCAAATTAATTACCAATAA
- a CDS encoding NAD(P)-dependent oxidoreductase, whose product MVKITAYGVRPIEVPYFKKLNTEHYELNLVPELLDHDNANVAKGSTGVLLRGNCLGDRTNLEKFKAWGIEYVFTRTVGVDHLDLDAAKELGLKVARVPSYSPYAVAELALTLGMSLFRKVAAEITNTHTGNFRVLDQYFSKEIHSSTVGIIGCGRIGAAEGELYAGLGATVIGYDPNSADPHHKNGIDLVSLPELLNEADIVSLHVPFIPGKTEHLIDQAELREMKSDAILINTARSQVVNLPAVNQALAAQTIGGYGADVIVAESQIIGKDFASLDQLPNAELLTLMQQFPNVIITPHVGSFTEPALTDMITISYQNFATTIATGTCPNAVI is encoded by the coding sequence ATGGTTAAAATTACTGCATACGGAGTTCGTCCCATTGAGGTTCCTTACTTTAAGAAATTAAATACCGAACATTACGAATTAAACTTGGTGCCGGAACTTTTAGACCACGACAATGCTAACGTTGCCAAGGGTTCAACCGGCGTACTCCTGCGGGGAAATTGTTTAGGTGATCGAACGAATCTGGAAAAATTTAAAGCATGGGGCATTGAATACGTCTTTACCCGAACTGTCGGCGTTGATCATCTCGATTTAGATGCGGCAAAAGAACTAGGATTAAAGGTTGCTCGGGTTCCCAGTTACTCTCCCTATGCGGTGGCTGAACTAGCCTTAACGTTGGGCATGTCCTTATTTCGAAAGGTCGCTGCGGAAATTACCAACACCCACACCGGCAACTTTCGGGTATTAGATCAATATTTTAGTAAAGAAATTCATAGTTCTACAGTGGGAATCATCGGTTGTGGCCGAATTGGAGCTGCAGAAGGAGAACTTTATGCTGGTCTCGGGGCCACGGTTATCGGGTACGATCCTAATTCTGCCGATCCCCACCATAAAAATGGGATCGACCTAGTCAGCTTACCTGAGTTACTGAATGAAGCTGACATTGTCTCGCTCCACGTTCCGTTTATTCCCGGGAAAACGGAGCATTTAATTGACCAAGCTGAACTACGGGAAATGAAGTCTGATGCCATTTTAATTAACACGGCACGTTCGCAGGTCGTCAACTTACCGGCAGTTAATCAAGCTTTAGCAGCGCAAACCATCGGTGGCTATGGGGCTGACGTCATTGTTGCTGAATCCCAAATCATCGGAAAAGATTTCGCTAGTTTAGATCAACTGCCGAATGCTGAACTACTAACCCTAATGCAGCAATTCCCGAACGTCATTATTACCCCACACGTGGGTTCGTTCACCGAGCCCGCACTAACCGACATGATTACGATTAGTTACCAAAATTTTGCGACCACAATTGCCACCGGAACTTGTCCAAACGCCGTAATTTAA